Proteins from a single region of Phycisphaeraceae bacterium D3-23:
- a CDS encoding cysteine desulfurase family protein yields MPTTYLDNNATTPLAPEVIETIRDAAEHLYANPSSVHRPGQEVRQKIELARQQVAKLIGAEPREITFTSGGTEANNLALRGLIEPELWHRALNGETDEATAPAVVTLPVEHSAVRDPAKHLERHGAVIRMCEVDCDGRVSPDSIAALLDELTAEDSSTRTVVVSVQWANNETGVLQPVVEIGGVIAMKREALRAAGVGRPRVYFHIDATQAVGKVPVDVHASQADLLTYSAHKLHGPKGSGALYVRRLVKLAALQLGGSQERERRPGTENTLGILALGKAAELAIAHLNDADECDAIRARRDRFEQAICERIPSAVVNSAGAPRLSNTASIAFPGVEAEAVLLGLSERGVCASAGAACSSGSLEPSSVLTAMHLDEPTAHGTVRFSLSRYTTDADIDHALEVVPAVVERLMKVLPTG; encoded by the coding sequence ATGCCCACGACCTATCTGGACAACAACGCGACGACCCCGCTTGCGCCCGAGGTGATTGAAACGATCCGCGACGCGGCCGAGCACCTCTACGCCAACCCGTCGAGCGTGCATCGGCCCGGCCAGGAGGTCCGTCAGAAGATCGAGCTCGCACGACAGCAGGTCGCCAAGCTTATCGGGGCCGAGCCGCGCGAGATCACCTTCACCTCCGGCGGGACCGAAGCCAACAACCTCGCGCTGCGCGGGCTCATCGAGCCCGAGTTGTGGCACCGCGCACTCAACGGCGAAACGGATGAGGCCACCGCGCCGGCCGTCGTGACGCTGCCCGTCGAGCACTCGGCCGTGCGCGATCCGGCCAAACACCTGGAGCGGCACGGGGCCGTCATCCGCATGTGCGAGGTCGATTGCGACGGCCGGGTCTCGCCCGATTCGATCGCCGCGCTCCTCGACGAGCTGACCGCAGAAGATAGCTCTACAAGAACTGTCGTCGTCTCCGTGCAGTGGGCGAACAACGAGACCGGCGTGCTGCAGCCCGTCGTCGAGATCGGCGGGGTGATCGCCATGAAGCGCGAAGCGCTCCGCGCGGCGGGGGTTGGTCGGCCGCGCGTGTACTTCCATATCGACGCGACCCAGGCCGTGGGCAAAGTCCCGGTCGATGTCCATGCGTCCCAGGCCGACCTGCTCACCTACTCCGCGCACAAGCTGCACGGCCCCAAGGGCAGCGGCGCGCTCTACGTCCGCCGGCTCGTCAAGCTCGCCGCGCTCCAGCTCGGCGGCTCACAGGAGCGAGAACGCCGGCCCGGCACGGAAAACACGCTCGGTATCCTCGCGCTGGGCAAGGCCGCCGAGCTCGCCATCGCCCACCTTAACGACGCCGACGAATGCGACGCGATCCGAGCGCGCCGCGACAGGTTCGAGCAGGCGATCTGTGAGCGCATCCCGTCGGCCGTGGTGAACTCCGCCGGTGCGCCGCGCCTCTCGAACACCGCGAGCATCGCGTTCCCGGGCGTCGAGGCGGAGGCGGTCCTGCTCGGGCTGAGCGAGCGCGGCGTCTGCGCCAGCGCCGGCGCGGCGTGCAGCAGCGGCTCGCTCGAACCCTCCAGCGTGTTGACCGCCATGCACCTGGACGAGCCCACCGCCCACGGCACCGTCCGCTTCTCCCTCTCGCGCTACACGACGGATGCCGACATCGACCACGCCCTCGAAGTCGTCCCGGCGGTCGTCGAGCGGTTGATGAAGGTGCTGCCGACGGGGTGA
- a CDS encoding AAA family ATPase has translation MYEGFPQPGNRITVVGNCGSGKTTLARAIAQRRGVPYLSVDEALWKPGWVMRDDDEVQRRLTEAMAADAWVSDGNLGSRSHYVLPLLDTVIWLDLPKHLVMRRLLARTVRRAWTKEELFSGNREGWRHSFASKESILPYAWNAHAMYRRRYEALFADPDYAHLKRIRLTTPRQVEQFMRDLA, from the coding sequence ATGTACGAGGGATTCCCCCAGCCCGGCAACCGCATCACCGTCGTCGGCAACTGCGGCTCGGGCAAAACCACGCTCGCCAGGGCGATCGCGCAGCGCCGCGGCGTGCCCTACCTCTCGGTCGATGAAGCGCTCTGGAAGCCCGGCTGGGTGATGCGCGACGACGACGAAGTCCAGCGCCGCCTGACCGAAGCGATGGCGGCCGACGCCTGGGTCAGCGACGGCAACCTCGGCTCGCGCTCGCACTACGTCCTCCCCTTGCTCGACACAGTCATCTGGCTCGACCTGCCCAAACACCTCGTGATGCGTCGGCTGCTCGCGCGGACCGTCCGCCGGGCGTGGACGAAGGAAGAACTCTTCTCCGGCAACCGCGAGGGCTGGCGGCACTCGTTCGCGAGCAAGGAATCGATCCTACCCTACGCGTGGAACGCGCACGCCATGTACCGCCGACGGTACGAAGCGTTGTTCGCCGACCCCGACTACGCGCATCTCAAACGCATCCGCCTGACGACCCCGCGGCAGGTAGAGCAGTTCATGCGTGATCTGGCATGA